The Brachyhypopomus gauderio isolate BG-103 chromosome 1, BGAUD_0.2, whole genome shotgun sequence genome includes a window with the following:
- the mylk3 gene encoding myosin light chain kinase 3, with product MSKQATLATCIAKMYEGAKVDQAKAASETPKKASPTLLGSLNAVEHRLAVLEGRVDQMTGVQTAVLQKLDSVCQGLRALDQSMAQLRQDVLRQPTVKSTHEDTGQGRDNPAACTEVRALCGEMVLLLKSLNHEGQQQRKEMEGIDSSVSRLEKAFGCMGDAFHSSKIMEFFLSGVVPWKKQGRLDVTEEEEIKGLDESTGKSKAARCHRGTQTPKEINDEATAVLHEHREEKITCCAPDCFNPEGSAEETQPLGKPQRSRVKEVTLKSREPGRVQAFTQSQHESKMTQFQEVLPPVTVTITTISQPEMVSHTEDPAIRVQHTKDPAIRVEHTKDPAIRVEHTKDPAIRVQHTKDPAIRFQHTKDPAIRVEHTKDPAIRVEHTKDPAIRVEHTKDPAIRVQHAKDPAIRVQHTKDPAIRFQHTKDPAIRVEHTKDPAIRVEHTKDPAIRVEHTKDPAIRVEHTPASSESQRQEGVEQQRKEMEREEERVCGESCEQRQGDFGREPWSSKQNMPVKQNLESGVRQKEVVALATPQTGTKPEPVSKVVAEETKPNSADLVLEEPVMVQEDSNPSSDTSSPAFCNATQPEAASQSQGSSSLLIIDDCPPQPAPFEHRIVSAKQVPIDSYYAVRPNEVLGGGRFGQVHKCAELSSGLTLAAKIIKVKGMKERDEVKNEIGVMNQLNHVNLIQLYDAFESRTNLTLIMEYVEGGELFDRIVDEQYQLTELEAIVFMRQICEGVQYLHQQYILHLDLKPENILCVSNTGNQIKIIDFGLARKYRPREKLKVNFGTPEFLAPEVVNYDFVSFPTDMWSVGVITYMLLSGLSPFLGETDTETMNNILHANWDFDAEAFENVSEEAKDFISKLLVTTKCDRLSAAGCLKHSWLNNLEDKAKRCRVRLKSHLKLQRYLAAHRQWKKHFYAVAAANRLKRFQQSRCLSTP from the exons ATGAGTAAACAGGCCACTTTGGCCACCTGCATCGCCAAGATGTACGAGGGGGCAAAGGTCGACCAAGCCAAGGCGGCATCTGAGACGCCAAAGAAGGCCAGTCCGACACTTCTGGGCAGCCTGAATGCTGTGGAGCACAGACTGGCCGTCCTGGAGGGCCGGGTCGACCAGATGACAGGTGTCCAGACTGCGGTGCTCCAAAAGCTGGATTCAGTGTGTCAGGGATTGCGTGCTCTGGATCAAAGCATGGCACAACTCCGGCAGGACGTGCTAAGACAGCCTACTGTGAAATCTACTCATGAAGACACAGGACAAGGGCGAGACAACCCAGCAGCATGCACAGAGGTCCGAGCCCTGTGTGGGGAGATGGTTCTGCTGCTGAAGAGTCTGAACCATGAAGGCCAACAGCAGAGGAAGGAGATGGAGGGGATCGACAGCTCCGTGTCCAGGCTGGAGAAAGCATTTGGGTGCATGGGGGACGCCTTTCACAGCTCGAAGATCATGGAATTCTTTCTTAGTGGTGTGGTGCCATGGAAGAAGCAAGGCCGTCTGGATGtgacggaggaggaagag ATAAAGGGTTTGGATGAAAGCACAGGAAAGAGCAAAGCTGCCCGGTGCCATCGAGGAACCCAAACTCCAAAGGAGATAAATGACGAAGCCACAGCAG TGCTACACGAGCATCGGGAAGAGAAAATCACATGTTGTGCGCCAGACTGCTTTAACCCAGAGGGGTCAGCAGAGGAAACGCAGCCCCTAGGCAAACCGCAGCGCAGCAGAGTTAAGGAAGTGACCCTGAAGAGCAGAGAGCCTGGGCGAGTTCAGGCTTTCACTCAAAGTCAGCACGAGTCCAAGATGACCCAGTTTCAGGAGGTGCTGCCACCGGTGACTGTCACCATAACAACCATTTCCCAGCCAGAAAT GGTGTCGCACACAGAAGACCCTGCCATCAGAGTGCAGCACACCAAAGACCCTGCCATCAGAGTGGAGCACACCAAAGACCCTGCCATCAGAGTGGAGCACACCAAAGACCCTGCCATCAGAGTCCAGCACACCAAAGACCCTGCCATCAGATTCCAGCACACCAAAGACCCTGCCATCAGAGTGGAGCACACCAAAGACCCTGCCATCAGAGTGGAGCACACCAAAGACCCTGCCATCAGAGTGGAGCACACCAAAGACCCTGCCATCAGAGTCCAGCACGCCAAAGACCCTGCCATCAGAGTCCAGCACACCAAAGACCCTGCCATCAGATTCCAGCACACCAAAGACCCTGCCATCAGAGTGGAGCACACCAAAGACCCTGCCATCAGAGTGGAGCACACCAAAGACCCTGCCATCAGAGTGGAGCACACCAAAGACCCTGCCATCAGAGTGGAGCACACTCCTGCTTCCTCTGAGTCCCAGAGGCAGGAGGGAGTAGAGCAACAAaggaaggagatggagagagaggaggagagggtgtgtggagagTCTTGTGAGCAGAGGCAGGGAGATTTTGGCCGGGAGCCGTGGTCCTCCAAGCAGAACATGCCTGTCAAACAGAACTTGGAGTCTGGAGTGAGGCAGAAGGAAGTTGTTGCTCTGGCAACACCACAGACAGGAACTAAGCCAGAACCAGTTTCCAAAGTGGTTGCTGAGGAAACCAAGCCAAATTCTGCTGACCTGGTTTTGGAAGAACCAGTCATGGTCCAGGAAGACTCTAACCCCTCCAGTGACACATCAAGTCCTGCTTTTTGTAATGCGACACAGCCCGAAGCAGCAAGTCAGAGTCAAGGATCTAGTTCACTTCTAATTATTG ATGACTGCCCGCCTCAGCCTGCCCCGTTTGAACACCGCATCGTCAGTGCCAAGCAGGTGCCCATAGATTCCTACTACGCAGTGCGGCCCAATGAGGTGCTGGGCGG GGGGCGTTTTGGCCAGGTTCATAAATGCGCTGAGCTGTCTTCAGGTCTCACTCTGGCTGCCAAGATCATAAAAGTGAAGGGGATGAAAGAAAGG GATGAGGTGAAGAATGAGATTGGGGTCATGAACCAGCTAAATCACGTCAACCTCATTCAGTTGTATGATGCGTTTGAGTCTCGAACGAACCTCACTCTCATAATGGAGTA tgtggagGGTGGCGAGCTGTTTGACCGAATCGTGGATGAGCAGTATCAGCTGACGGAGCTGGAAGCCATCGTATTCATGCGGCAGATCTGTGAGGGCGTGCAGTATCTCCACCAGCAGTACATCCTTCATTTAGACCTGAAG CCTGAAAACATTCTGTGTGTTAGCAACACTGGAAACCAGATCAAGATCATCGACTTTGGGCTGGCGCGAAA GTATCGGCCCAGAGAGAAGCTGAAGGTAAACTTTGGGACACCCGAGTTCTTGGCACCGGAGGTGGTCAACTATGACTTTGTGTCATTTCCTACGGACATGTGGAGTGTTGGTGTCATAACATACATGCT TTTAAGTGGCCTGTCTCCGTTTCTTGGTGAAACTGACACAGAGACCATGAACAACATCCTCCATGCTAACTGGGACTTTGACGCTGAGGCATTTGAGAATGTGTCAGAGGAAGCCAAAGATTTCATCTCCAAGCTGCTTGTGACCACCAAATG CGACCGACTGAGTGCAGCAGGCTGCCTGAAGCACAGCTGGCTGAATAATCTGGAGGACAAAGCAAAGAGATGTAGGGTCCGGCTCAAGTCACACCTGAAACTACAGCGTTACCTGGCAGCTCACCGCCAGTGGAAG AAACACTTCTACGCTGTCGCAGCAGCCAACAGACTGAAACGGTTCCAACAGAGCAGGTGCCTCAGCACTCCATGA
- the orc6 gene encoding origin recognition complex subunit 6 has translation MDKESFCKLASKMGLTSVKVISQAEEYMRLAQVKRVSLGSASSTAVVCLELAATSLKFPFDKDYATRLSGLNKKVYQCSLKALECVLGLQANLGMAELAVRYGCMDALNTASLILQRYEYSLPAAQQQDLDLSTPLFTSAALFTACKCMKARVDKKLASCSGSKKAVFDRLCSQLLKFGQEICSGTSSVKRPATMSLKRQKTLTENLQETEDDDWLLKSPKQQKVSHLRGEESEDDTKQNYEEWKRKILENALQNAAHS, from the exons ATGGACAAGGAGTCGTTCTGTAAGCTTGCCTCCAAAATGGGTTTAACGTCGGTTAAAGTTATAAG CCAGGCAGAGGAGTACATGCGGCTGGCGCAGGTTAAACGTGTCAGTCTCGGTAGTGCGAGCAGCACCGCGGTCGTCTGTCTGGAGTTGGCAGCAACATCACTGAAGTTTCCCTTCGACAAG GACTACGCCACCAGACTGTCGGGGCTGAATAAGAAGGTGTACCAGTGCAGCCTGAAGGCGCTGGAGTGCGTGCTGGGCCTGCAGGCCAACCTGGGCATGGCGGAGCTGGCCGTTCGCTACGGCTGCATGGACGCGCTCAACACCGCCTCTCTCATCCTGCAGCG GTATGAGTACAGTCTACCTGCAGCTCAGCAACAAGACCTGGACCTGTCTACACCCCTCTTCACCTCTGCTGCCCTGTTTACAGCCTGCAA GTGCATGAAAGCCAGAGTTGACAAGAAGCTTGCGTCATGTTCCGGGTCAAAGAAGGCAGTCTTTGACCGCCTCTGCTCCCAGCTTCTGAAGTTTGGACAGGAGATCTGCA GTGGAACCTCTTCTGTGAAGCGACCTGCCACAATGTCATTGAAGAGGCAGAAGACCCTCACTGAGAACCTGCAGGAGACAGAGGATG ATGATTGGCTGCTGAAATCTCCTAAGCAACAGAAGGTGTCGCATCTTagaggggaggagtctgaggaTGACACAAAACAGAATTACGAAGAGTGGAAGCGGAAAATCCTTGAGAACGCCTTGCAGAACGCCGCCCACTCGTAG